Proteins from a genomic interval of Nostoc sp. TCL240-02:
- a CDS encoding TylF/MycF/NovP-related O-methyltransferase, protein MNKETIEFIDRTLLVDGDYVSVGLEIIKPDKCFPNMILEDINTSDLHSLKREIPHNMYVDKRETDVGFLSRDEAHILYNTAHKFRDKKALAIGCWYGWSVCHLALAGVKLDVIDALLARKDIYESVTNSLQCAGVLDSVNLVSSNIPQKIEELAEQLQRKWSLIFIDGTNEAINPLNYAIICEQLAETEAFILFNNLNSPDVTQGLDYLKQKGWNTMIYQTRQIMGVAWRGNIEPVQHQPDPNVNWSVPEHLQNYHISELSSDSVNEFMKIITAIRPYTLLGEIRLFSLYSLAKKICIEDIPGNFVECGSYKGGAAALLASVIKRYSLRPRLLYACDTFEGMPEPTEIDIYNGIPANETGFGVGTLKAPIGENIQAICQLLKVQDIVVPVKGLFANTLPQYKSEIGNIAFMHADGDWYESTMDIFNTLYDSVVINGMIQVDDYGHWDGCQKALHDFERLKREKFNLHRIDYTAVWFKKG, encoded by the coding sequence ATGAATAAAGAAACGATAGAATTTATTGACAGAACATTATTAGTAGATGGAGATTATGTTTCAGTTGGGCTTGAAATTATCAAACCAGATAAATGTTTTCCTAATATGATTCTAGAAGATATAAATACTTCTGATTTGCATTCTCTAAAACGTGAAATTCCTCATAACATGTATGTAGATAAAAGAGAGACAGATGTAGGATTTCTCAGTAGGGATGAAGCACATATTCTTTATAATACTGCTCATAAGTTTAGGGATAAAAAAGCTTTAGCTATTGGCTGTTGGTATGGATGGTCTGTCTGCCATCTGGCATTAGCAGGAGTAAAATTAGATGTAATTGATGCTCTATTAGCCAGAAAAGATATTTATGAAAGTGTAACTAACTCTCTGCAATGTGCAGGTGTCCTAGACTCAGTTAATCTAGTAAGTAGTAATATTCCACAAAAAATAGAGGAGTTAGCCGAACAATTACAACGCAAGTGGTCGTTGATTTTTATTGACGGAACTAATGAAGCTATAAATCCACTCAATTATGCAATTATCTGCGAACAATTAGCAGAGACAGAAGCTTTTATTCTATTTAATAACTTAAACTCTCCCGATGTTACCCAAGGCTTAGATTACTTAAAGCAAAAAGGGTGGAACACAATGATTTATCAAACAAGACAGATTATGGGAGTTGCTTGGCGTGGCAATATTGAGCCGGTCCAACATCAGCCAGATCCAAATGTTAATTGGAGCGTACCAGAGCATTTACAAAACTATCATATAAGTGAATTATCATCAGATTCAGTAAATGAATTTATGAAAATTATTACTGCTATCCGACCTTATACCTTATTAGGCGAAATACGCTTATTTTCACTTTACTCTCTAGCAAAAAAAATTTGTATAGAAGATATTCCCGGAAATTTTGTTGAATGTGGAAGTTATAAAGGGGGAGCAGCAGCACTTTTAGCATCCGTAATTAAGCGATACAGCTTGCGCCCACGTCTACTTTATGCCTGTGATACTTTTGAAGGAATGCCCGAACCGACGGAGATAGATATATATAATGGAATACCTGCAAATGAAACTGGGTTTGGAGTTGGCACTTTAAAAGCTCCAATTGGAGAAAATATACAAGCGATTTGTCAATTGTTAAAAGTCCAAGATATTGTTGTACCTGTTAAGGGTTTGTTTGCTAATACATTGCCTCAATATAAATCAGAGATAGGCAATATTGCTTTTATGCACGCTGATGGAGACTGGTATGAATCAACAATGGATATCTTCAATACGCTCTATGATAGCGTTGTTATTAATGGGATGATTCAGGTGGATGACTATGGCCATTGGGATGGTTGCCAAAAAGCCTTACATGACTTTGAGCGTTTGAAAAGGGAGAAATTTAACCTGCATCGAATTGACTACACTGCGGTGTGGTTTAAGAAAGGTTAA
- a CDS encoding putative sugar O-methyltransferase, translated as MNSQDKVLQTSLTDNIDYPEFCLKASLDSSIFKDFRRNEIYKIALEHDDFGQGLEYLEATKNSSSKVLSKINEFLKNDRIGNPIVFDYEGIGTIAPPTLRYIKILSDLESEFGTLDNLNICEIGVGYGGLCRIVSSYFKVKTYTLVDLKPVLMLAQKYLDHYPLNTTLVYKTMNELPKENYDLVISNYAFTELRREIQDIYLEKVLLSATKGYITYNEINPEDFNSYTKEELIKIIPTIRVNKEVGILDPEDCTLVW; from the coding sequence ATGAACTCCCAAGATAAGGTTTTACAAACCAGCCTGACTGACAATATTGACTATCCTGAATTCTGTTTAAAAGCTAGCTTGGATTCTTCCATATTTAAAGATTTTCGTCGCAATGAAATATACAAGATCGCATTAGAACACGACGACTTCGGTCAAGGCTTAGAGTATCTGGAAGCAACCAAAAATTCTTCTTCTAAGGTATTGAGTAAGATTAATGAATTTCTTAAAAATGATCGGATTGGCAATCCTATAGTTTTTGATTACGAGGGCATTGGTACAATCGCACCACCTACCCTACGATACATAAAAATTTTGTCAGATTTAGAATCTGAATTTGGCACTCTAGATAACTTAAATATATGTGAAATCGGAGTTGGTTATGGAGGGCTATGTAGAATTGTCAGTAGTTATTTTAAGGTAAAAACCTATACGTTGGTTGATCTAAAACCAGTACTAATGCTAGCTCAAAAATATTTAGATCATTACCCATTAAACACGACGCTAGTCTATAAGACAATGAATGAATTACCTAAAGAGAATTATGATCTTGTAATTAGCAATTATGCCTTCACGGAACTGAGGCGAGAAATACAAGATATTTATCTAGAAAAGGTGCTTCTTTCTGCCACCAAAGGCTATATTACATACAATGAAATCAATCCAGAAGATTTTAATTCATATACAAAAGAAGAGTTAATTAAAATCATTCCCACCATCAGAGTCAATAAAGAAGTTGGCATATTAGACCCTGAAGATTGTACTTTAGTCTGGTAA
- a CDS encoding ABC transporter substrate-binding protein, with product MNFTLFKSQIQKTFRQMTNSAWRLSLVGIILSIFLILLYGCQGTLQNNDRVINLSLWQSINPPANRDVFNKLVNKFNQTHTDIQVESIFIGQPQLPKILTAVVGNTPPDILSFDPQLTGQFMELGAIRPLEEWLDKLPLKSEISPNLLEELKLDDHLWSIPLYTSNLGIFYRPKLFQAAGITQIPKTWEELREVAKKLTIDRNGDNKPEQYGMLLPLGKGEWTVFSWFPFLLGAGGEVVTNNRPNLTNQAAISALQFWQNLMKDGSVMLSPPERGYEEDAFITGRVAMQITGPWTYIMKSNVDYEVFPIPASVEPATVTATGILYLMKTTPAREKAALKFLEYVLSEDFQKEWSVGTGFLPVNIKAGQSEAFKKFISKKPVLKVFMEQISVALPRPIIAGYSRLSDSLGRAIEATLLGESAEKALRAAQERLELIWDDK from the coding sequence ATGAACTTTACTCTTTTTAAATCCCAAATTCAAAAAACTTTCCGCCAGATGACCAATTCTGCTTGGCGGCTTTCGCTGGTAGGAATTATTCTGAGTATATTTTTAATATTATTATATGGTTGTCAGGGGACATTACAGAATAATGATAGAGTAATTAATCTGAGTTTATGGCAATCAATAAATCCTCCTGCTAATCGGGATGTGTTTAACAAACTAGTAAATAAATTTAATCAAACTCATACTGATATCCAAGTAGAATCTATCTTCATCGGTCAACCCCAATTGCCAAAAATATTAACAGCAGTTGTGGGCAATACACCTCCAGATATTCTGTCATTCGATCCTCAATTGACAGGTCAGTTTATGGAACTAGGGGCAATTCGACCTTTAGAAGAATGGCTGGACAAATTGCCATTGAAGTCGGAAATTAGCCCCAACCTATTGGAGGAATTAAAATTAGACGATCATCTTTGGTCAATTCCACTTTACACGAGCAATCTAGGGATTTTTTACCGACCTAAACTTTTTCAAGCTGCGGGAATTACGCAAATTCCTAAAACTTGGGAAGAGTTAAGGGAAGTCGCCAAAAAATTGACCATAGACCGGAATGGTGATAATAAACCTGAACAGTACGGAATGTTGCTGCCTTTAGGAAAGGGAGAATGGACTGTCTTTAGTTGGTTTCCTTTTTTATTGGGTGCTGGCGGCGAGGTAGTGACAAATAACCGTCCGAATTTAACGAATCAGGCAGCTATTAGTGCCTTGCAATTCTGGCAAAACCTCATGAAGGATGGATCAGTAATGCTTTCGCCTCCAGAACGTGGTTATGAAGAGGATGCTTTTATCACGGGCCGGGTTGCGATGCAAATCACAGGGCCTTGGACTTACATCATGAAGTCTAATGTTGATTATGAAGTTTTCCCTATACCTGCAAGTGTTGAACCTGCTACGGTGACAGCGACGGGAATATTGTATCTAATGAAGACTACGCCAGCAAGAGAGAAAGCAGCACTCAAATTTTTGGAGTATGTTTTGAGTGAAGACTTTCAAAAAGAATGGAGTGTCGGAACGGGTTTTTTACCAGTTAATATCAAAGCTGGTCAAAGTGAAGCTTTTAAGAAATTTATTAGCAAAAAACCAGTTTTAAAAGTATTTATGGAGCAGATATCTGTAGCACTTCCTCGACCAATTATTGCTGGATATAGTCGTCTTTCTGACAGTCTTGGTCGAGCGATCGAGGCGACATTACTAGGTGAGTCTGCCGAAAAAGCACTCAGGGCAGCACAAGAACGTTTAGAACTTATTTGGGATGACAAATGA
- a CDS encoding PEP-CTERM sorting domain-containing protein: MLQKISLALLGTTAVVMSANPASAVTLQVNSGPFSSYADAKTVTFDDGTANDPNGFVTYSNITSNIVQGSVSGQYASPYGDNTKFLTISPKNSNVAGDSGFVNIVFKEAVNYFGFYAGSLDDYNFVDIYKGNQLVKTFSGADVPTAIANGSWTSTQANMFINLVADTGETFDRVVMRSNGIAFETDNHAYRLAKSVPESNTMLGVLAIGACGMTSLFKRSQQKVAVKG, encoded by the coding sequence ATGCTGCAAAAAATCTCCTTGGCTTTACTCGGAACAACTGCTGTGGTTATGAGTGCGAATCCAGCTAGTGCCGTAACTCTGCAAGTCAATAGTGGCCCGTTTTCTAGCTACGCTGATGCCAAAACTGTCACCTTTGATGATGGTACAGCAAATGATCCTAATGGATTTGTTACTTACTCTAATATTACTAGTAATATTGTTCAAGGTAGCGTATCTGGTCAATACGCCTCACCTTATGGAGATAACACCAAATTCCTAACAATTTCTCCAAAAAATAGTAATGTTGCAGGCGACAGTGGTTTTGTCAATATTGTATTCAAAGAAGCTGTTAATTACTTCGGTTTTTATGCAGGTTCATTGGATGATTACAACTTTGTTGATATTTACAAAGGTAATCAGTTGGTAAAGACTTTTAGTGGTGCAGATGTGCCAACTGCTATAGCTAATGGTAGTTGGACTAGCACTCAAGCTAATATGTTTATCAATCTTGTCGCTGATACAGGAGAAACATTTGACCGAGTTGTGATGCGCTCAAATGGTATTGCCTTTGAAACAGATAACCACGCCTATAGACTAGCCAAGAGCGTTCCCGAATCTAATACGATGTTAGGTGTGTTAGCAATTGGTGCTTGTGGTATGACTTCACTCTTCAAACGCTCACAACAGAAAGTGGCAGTGAAAGGATAA
- the hemE gene encoding uroporphyrinogen decarboxylase: MGVYSTTPHLLRAARGEVVDRPPVWMMRQAGRYMKAYRDLREKYPSFRDRSEIPDVAIEVSLQPWRAFQPDGVILFSDIVTPLPGLGIDMDIAEGKGPIIHSPLRTQEQIDRLHPLEPEAALPFIKTILQALRSEVGDKSTVLGFVGAPWTLAAYAVEGKGSKTYSIIKNMAFSDPTILHQLLTKLADAIAIYARYQIDCGAQVVQMFDSWAGQLSPQDYDTFALPYQQRVFQQVKQTHPDTPLILLVSGSAGVLERMAQSGADIVSVDWAVDMADARARLGKQVKVQGNLDPGVLFGSKQFIRDRILDTVRKAGNWGHILNLGHGVLPETPEENVAFFFETAKELNLAGVKN, translated from the coding sequence ATGGGTGTTTATTCAACGACTCCTCATCTCTTACGGGCTGCTCGCGGTGAAGTAGTAGATCGTCCCCCTGTATGGATGATGCGACAAGCGGGACGATATATGAAAGCATATCGAGACTTAAGAGAGAAGTATCCTTCGTTTCGCGATCGCTCGGAAATTCCAGATGTAGCAATTGAAGTTTCCTTGCAACCGTGGAGAGCCTTCCAACCAGATGGAGTAATTTTATTTTCTGATATTGTCACCCCCTTACCTGGTTTGGGCATTGACATGGATATCGCCGAAGGTAAAGGGCCAATCATTCACTCGCCCCTCCGCACTCAAGAACAAATTGATCGTCTGCATCCCTTAGAACCAGAAGCAGCTTTACCATTTATCAAGACAATTTTACAGGCGTTGCGTTCTGAAGTAGGCGATAAATCAACGGTGTTAGGCTTTGTGGGTGCGCCGTGGACATTAGCAGCTTATGCAGTTGAGGGAAAAGGTTCTAAAACCTACTCCATCATTAAAAACATGGCATTCTCAGATCCGACGATACTGCATCAACTGTTAACTAAATTAGCAGATGCGATCGCCATCTATGCCCGCTATCAAATTGACTGTGGCGCTCAAGTTGTGCAAATGTTCGATTCCTGGGCGGGTCAATTGAGTCCTCAAGATTATGACACCTTTGCTCTCCCCTATCAGCAGCGAGTTTTCCAGCAAGTCAAACAAACCCACCCCGATACACCATTGATTTTGCTAGTTAGCGGTAGTGCGGGTGTGTTGGAAAGAATGGCACAATCTGGCGCTGATATTGTCAGTGTAGACTGGGCAGTGGATATGGCAGATGCACGGGCTAGATTGGGTAAGCAAGTCAAAGTTCAAGGAAATCTTGACCCAGGCGTGCTATTCGGCTCTAAACAGTTTATCCGCGATCGCATTCTCGATACCGTTCGCAAAGCTGGCAATTGGGGTCACATTCTCAATCTCGGTCATGGTGTCCTTCCAGAAACTCCCGAAGAAAACGTCGCTTTCTTCTTTGAAACCGCAAAGGAATTGAATCTTGCAGGAGTTAAGAATTAG
- a CDS encoding NAD(P)-dependent oxidoreductase translates to MSQKRILVTGASGCIGHYLTEALIKETDYELYLLVRNPSKLQVDTKARSGINILQGDMQNICQFADLLSTIDTAVLTATAWGGDETFDINVVKTIELLELLDPERCQQVIYFSTASVLDRYNQPLKEAGEIGTDYIRSKYECLQKKEKLAIAPKITTVFPTVVLGGDANKPYSAVTSGIPEVTKYINLIRFLEADGSFHFIHGRDIATVVRYLIDRTSENDQPRRLVLGQAPLTANQAVEQVCAYLGKKIYFRIPISIALANLIIVLFRIQIAAWDRFCMNYRHFTYEKFINPNSFGLPNYCATMSDVLKISGVERAD, encoded by the coding sequence ATGAGCCAGAAACGAATCTTAGTGACTGGTGCAAGTGGTTGTATAGGTCATTATTTAACAGAAGCCTTAATTAAAGAAACAGACTACGAACTGTATCTGCTAGTTAGGAACCCAAGCAAACTGCAAGTTGATACTAAAGCCCGTTCAGGTATCAACATATTACAAGGTGATATGCAAAATATTTGCCAGTTTGCCGATTTACTATCTACAATTGATACGGCTGTACTCACCGCTACGGCTTGGGGTGGTGATGAAACATTTGATATTAATGTCGTCAAGACTATAGAATTGCTCGAATTACTAGATCCAGAACGTTGCCAGCAGGTGATTTATTTTTCGACAGCTAGCGTTTTGGATCGCTACAATCAACCATTAAAAGAAGCCGGGGAAATTGGGACAGATTACATCCGTTCCAAATATGAATGCTTACAAAAAAAAGAAAAATTAGCGATCGCACCCAAAATTACCACAGTATTTCCGACTGTAGTATTGGGTGGTGATGCGAATAAACCCTATTCTGCTGTTACATCTGGCATTCCAGAAGTAACGAAATATATTAATTTAATTCGCTTTTTGGAAGCAGATGGTAGTTTTCACTTTATCCACGGACGAGATATTGCCACTGTAGTACGATATTTAATTGATCGTACTTCCGAAAACGATCAACCACGTCGGCTTGTTTTGGGCCAAGCACCGTTAACTGCTAATCAAGCAGTGGAACAAGTTTGTGCTTATCTGGGCAAAAAGATTTACTTTCGCATTCCCATCTCCATAGCATTGGCTAATTTGATTATTGTTCTGTTTCGTATTCAAATAGCTGCTTGGGATAGATTTTGTATGAACTATCGGCATTTCACATACGAAAAATTCATAAATCCCAATAGTTTTGGCTTGCCAAATTATTGTGCAACCATGAGTGATGTTTTAAAAATTAGTGGCGTTGAACGTGCTGATTGA
- a CDS encoding B12-binding domain-containing radical SAM protein — MRILLVYPIFPKTFWSYEKILELVDRKVLLPPLGLVTVAAILPQEWEFKLVDRNIRAATEEEWAWADVVILSAMIVQKQDLLEQIQEAKKRGKLVAVGGPYPTSVPHEVENVGADFLILDEGEITLPMFIEAIQRGETSGTFRATEKPDVTSTPIPRFDLLELNAYDMMSVQFSRGCPFQCEFCDIIVLYGRKPRTKTPAQLLAELDCLYELGWRRGVFMVDDNFIGNKRNVKLLLKELKVWMAEHKYPFRFDTEASIDLAQDAEMLELMVESGFSAVFLGIETPDEDSLQMTKKFQNTRSSLTEAVETIIKAGLRPMAGFIIGFDGEKAGAGDRIVRFAEQAAIPSTTFAMLQALPNTALWHRLKKEGRLRENQDGNINQTTLMNFLPTRPLEELAREYIEAFCTLYDPVNYLDRTYRCFLMMGLPNWKAPAKMPEWVVVKALLIVIWRQGIKRETRWKFWHHLFSILKRNPGVIEHYISACAHNEHFLEYRQIVRDQIESQLTEYLAQGAEQPYVLVKEKAEEKAEAVVS; from the coding sequence ATGCGAATCTTGTTAGTGTATCCAATATTTCCCAAAACCTTTTGGTCTTATGAAAAAATCTTAGAGTTAGTTGATCGCAAAGTTTTATTACCACCTCTGGGTTTAGTAACAGTAGCCGCAATTTTGCCCCAAGAATGGGAATTCAAGCTGGTAGATCGCAACATCCGCGCAGCAACAGAAGAAGAGTGGGCATGGGCAGATGTAGTAATTCTTTCTGCGATGATTGTCCAGAAACAAGATTTACTTGAACAAATTCAGGAAGCAAAAAAACGTGGCAAGCTAGTCGCAGTTGGCGGCCCCTATCCAACCTCTGTACCTCATGAAGTTGAAAATGTTGGCGCAGATTTTCTCATTCTGGATGAAGGGGAAATCACGCTACCCATGTTTATTGAGGCAATTCAACGGGGTGAAACTTCTGGAACTTTCCGCGCCACAGAAAAGCCTGATGTCACAAGCACACCAATACCCCGCTTTGATTTATTAGAATTGAATGCCTATGACATGATGTCGGTGCAGTTTTCGCGTGGGTGTCCCTTCCAGTGCGAATTTTGCGACATTATTGTTCTCTACGGGCGTAAACCGCGCACCAAAACTCCAGCACAACTGTTAGCAGAGTTAGATTGCCTCTATGAATTGGGTTGGCGGCGGGGTGTGTTCATGGTGGATGACAACTTTATTGGCAACAAGCGAAATGTGAAATTGTTGCTGAAAGAGTTAAAAGTCTGGATGGCAGAACACAAGTATCCCTTCCGATTTGACACTGAAGCTTCAATTGACTTAGCCCAAGATGCAGAAATGTTGGAGTTGATGGTTGAGTCTGGTTTCTCGGCGGTGTTTTTAGGAATTGAAACGCCGGATGAGGATAGTTTGCAAATGACCAAGAAGTTTCAAAATACTCGCAGTTCTCTAACTGAGGCAGTGGAAACCATCATCAAAGCTGGATTGCGCCCAATGGCTGGGTTTATTATCGGTTTTGATGGGGAAAAAGCAGGCGCAGGCGATCGCATTGTCCGCTTTGCAGAACAAGCAGCTATTCCCTCTACTACCTTTGCAATGTTGCAAGCGTTACCTAATACCGCGCTTTGGCATCGCCTGAAAAAAGAAGGGCGGCTGCGGGAAAATCAAGATGGCAACATCAACCAAACAACATTGATGAACTTCCTGCCCACCCGTCCCCTGGAAGAACTGGCACGAGAATATATTGAAGCGTTTTGTACTTTATACGATCCAGTAAATTATTTGGATCGCACCTATCGCTGCTTCTTGATGATGGGTTTGCCGAATTGGAAAGCGCCAGCAAAAATGCCAGAGTGGGTGGTTGTAAAAGCGTTGTTGATTGTAATTTGGCGACAAGGAATCAAACGGGAAACCCGTTGGAAGTTCTGGCACCATTTGTTTAGTATTCTCAAGCGTAACCCTGGAGTTATTGAGCATTACATCTCTGCTTGCGCCCACAACGAGCATTTTTTAGAGTATCGCCAAATTGTGCGCGATCAAATTGAAAGTCAGTTAACTGAATATCTCGCACAAGGTGCAGAACAGCCTTATGTGCTAGTAAAGGAAAAAGCTGAGGAAAAAGCTGAAGCGGTAGTTAGTTAA
- a CDS encoding tetratricopeptide repeat protein, which yields MNDEFYNRGLEKARRKDYAGAIEEFSHALQLTPYFTEAYLQRGLAYYDSGAILKAVSDYTEALKLNPESVEAYYCRALARVALKNLPGALEDVERAIRLNLNYAAAYNLRGMVRRKQGYLQDAIANFKKAAQLYLEQQDKENCRLCLERIKQLQPQELSVVQQSRSTNAPILSTNDYFTQLLEKAEKGDTQEALADLNWVLKADSEDAQAYCCRGVVRCKLGNYREAIADFNQALRLNFQDAIVYRNRGKARSILGDHQGAIADLNQALQMQPQDPLVYVARGNAYRTTGNYLGAIQDYTQALQINSNDAQAYYNRGIAYTCLEEIQNAMEDYQRAASIFCEQEDWVNYQQVLSSLEKIQKFSPQSTKQKYNLLHQRLLRMVGGYWEIAERLIQQKQDYHPGMSDEWYLQRVIDDLERDRGR from the coding sequence ATGAATGACGAATTTTACAATAGAGGATTGGAAAAGGCTAGGCGAAAAGACTACGCTGGAGCAATTGAGGAATTTAGCCATGCTTTACAACTGACACCTTACTTTACCGAAGCTTACTTGCAAAGGGGTTTAGCATATTATGACTCAGGAGCAATCCTTAAGGCTGTTTCAGATTATACTGAAGCTCTGAAACTTAATCCTGAGAGTGTAGAGGCATATTATTGTCGTGCATTGGCTAGGGTGGCGCTGAAAAATTTACCAGGGGCGCTGGAAGATGTTGAACGCGCTATTCGTCTCAATCTCAATTATGCTGCGGCTTATAATCTGCGAGGGATGGTGCGGCGCAAACAGGGTTATCTTCAAGATGCGATCGCTAACTTTAAAAAGGCTGCACAATTATATCTAGAACAACAGGATAAAGAGAATTGTCGTCTGTGTCTGGAACGAATTAAACAGCTACAACCCCAAGAATTATCTGTTGTACAACAATCGCGTTCTACCAATGCGCCAATTTTATCCACCAATGATTATTTCACTCAATTATTAGAAAAAGCTGAAAAGGGAGATACTCAAGAGGCACTGGCCGATTTAAACTGGGTATTGAAAGCAGATTCAGAAGATGCCCAAGCTTACTGCTGTCGTGGGGTTGTGCGTTGTAAACTGGGAAATTATCGAGAAGCGATCGCAGATTTTAATCAAGCATTGCGACTAAATTTTCAAGATGCCATTGTTTATCGCAACCGAGGTAAAGCCCGTTCTATATTGGGAGATCATCAAGGTGCGATCGCGGATCTTAACCAAGCACTCCAGATGCAACCACAAGATCCCTTAGTCTATGTTGCTAGAGGTAATGCCTATCGGACAACGGGCAACTATCTCGGTGCAATTCAAGATTACACTCAAGCGCTGCAAATTAATTCTAATGATGCTCAAGCTTACTACAATCGCGGCATTGCCTATACTTGTTTAGAAGAAATCCAAAACGCTATGGAAGATTATCAACGGGCGGCGAGTATCTTTTGTGAACAAGAAGACTGGGTCAATTATCAACAAGTTTTAAGTAGTCTAGAAAAAATCCAAAAATTTAGTCCCCAGTCAACAAAGCAAAAGTATAACCTGCTACATCAGAGACTTTTGCGAATGGTTGGAGGATATTGGGAAATTGCCGAAAGATTGATTCAGCAGAAACAGGATTATCATCCTGGAATGTCAGATGAGTGGTATTTGCAAAGAGTGATTGATGATTTAGAACGCGATCGCGGGAGATGA
- a CDS encoding DUF711 family protein encodes MKIRTITTGISLQSLQDQETIKQAADFNQQAQILFEKQGYEVQTTRIATNTWEEYLQDLSKIEIINEIKTLEQLCQSLNISFFNIGYASKPETIDIIPDINKNTSIIYCSSKIGDSETGINFENARESAKAIKRISQESENGYGNFRFCAWANCQPGIPFFPTAYHRGNTSFAIGLELGDLVMQAFSQANNMITGEQNLQLLLESELNQVVVIAEKISDRFAVTYTGIDTSLAPSLDKKNSIAFAYEKLINGKFGHSGTLSISGMLTRVLKNVSVKICGYSGLMLPVCEDVGLATRANEQTYDITNLLLYSAVCGCGLDTVPIPGDITIEKIAALLIDMATLAIKLDKPLSARLFPIPNKKAGEMTTFNSPYLVDCKIFTLD; translated from the coding sequence ATGAAAATCAGAACTATCACAACGGGTATATCACTTCAATCTTTACAAGATCAGGAAACAATTAAGCAAGCTGCTGACTTTAATCAGCAAGCGCAGATTCTCTTTGAAAAACAAGGATATGAAGTACAAACAACTAGAATAGCCACTAATACCTGGGAAGAATATCTACAAGACTTATCAAAAATCGAAATTATCAATGAAATTAAAACTCTAGAACAACTTTGCCAAAGTCTGAATATCAGCTTTTTCAATATTGGTTATGCCAGCAAACCTGAAACCATAGATATCATTCCAGATATCAACAAAAATACATCGATTATTTATTGCTCTAGCAAAATTGGCGACAGTGAAACTGGCATCAATTTTGAGAATGCTAGGGAATCCGCTAAAGCTATTAAACGTATTTCCCAAGAAAGTGAAAATGGTTATGGTAATTTTCGTTTTTGTGCATGGGCAAACTGTCAGCCAGGTATCCCATTTTTTCCTACAGCCTACCATAGAGGCAATACATCTTTCGCTATAGGTTTAGAGTTAGGTGACTTGGTAATGCAAGCATTTTCACAAGCTAACAATATGATAACAGGAGAGCAAAACCTGCAATTACTTTTAGAATCTGAATTAAACCAAGTCGTGGTTATTGCCGAAAAAATATCTGATAGATTCGCCGTTACATATACAGGAATCGATACCTCTCTAGCCCCATCCTTGGATAAGAAAAACAGTATTGCTTTTGCTTATGAAAAATTGATTAATGGCAAGTTTGGACATTCTGGAACTCTCAGCATTTCTGGTATGCTGACTCGTGTATTGAAAAATGTATCAGTAAAAATCTGTGGTTACTCTGGGCTGATGCTTCCAGTTTGTGAAGATGTGGGACTAGCTACCAGAGCTAATGAGCAAACTTATGATATTACAAATTTATTATTATATTCAGCAGTTTGTGGTTGTGGACTGGATACAGTTCCGATTCCGGGTGATATAACGATAGAAAAAATTGCAGCTTTATTAATTGATATGGCAACTTTAGCCATCAAGTTAGATAAACCACTCTCAGCTAGATTATTTCCAATTCCAAACAAAAAAGCTGGGGAAATGACTACATTCAATTCCCCATATCTCGTAGATTGCAAAATATTTACATTGGACTAA